From Epinephelus lanceolatus isolate andai-2023 chromosome 2, ASM4190304v1, whole genome shotgun sequence, one genomic window encodes:
- the ubap1lb gene encoding uncharacterized protein ubap1lb: MEGVPLKMPQGTSQEVKEDVKVVVPDYLTILRDTEYEFSLEKWVLTGLQSGFTSQQRPQLSSSSSGLQPSCPPYWMMFSSPQQSRLASRHCSDFWEPNPRQRSYSLNPAVLRAKLAISDSEDDGESAAEKAKSCSSVKASSGGERPAALCQRAQRTAQRAFVPDLLNPPTCLSSLPHQRRKNLRQCSLSVLDTPKHHEPNTDSQSKSPSPHRAPTTRANTVDRLPCINDHNNRYTKSLSPDSCRNPSMTSAAPGLPSSGSDSSVELLSALSLEERELLAAITARGYPLRTAIIALQKTGRQTPEQILSYLVACDHLCQLGYDTVLVEEALEMFQNCETKAEEFLHLLNQFNEMGFQQNAIKEVLLVHENHRERALEELMMRVA; the protein is encoded by the exons ATGGAAGGCGTACCTCTGAAGATGCCACAGGGTACCTCACAGGAAGTCAAAGAAGACGTTAAAGTTGTTGTCCCTGATTATCTCACCATACTGCGGGACACAGAG TATGAGTTCAGTCTGGAGAAGTGGGTGCTAACCGGGCTCCAGAGTGGCTTCACCAGCCAGCAACGCCCGcagctctcctcctcttcatcaggactgcagccatcttgcccgCCATACTGGATGATGTTCAGCAGCCCGCAGCAGAGCCGCCTGGCCAGCCGCCACTGTTCCGACTTCTGGGAGCCCAATCCTCGACAGCGCTCCTACAGCCTCAACCCTGCCGTCCTGCGCGCCAAGTTGGCCATCTCCGACTCTGAGGATGATGGAGAGAGCGCCGCAGAGAAAGCCAAGTCATGTTCGTCGGTGAAAGCCAGCTCTGGTGGAGAACGTCCTGCTGCTTTGTGTCAGCGTGCTCAGAGGACAGCACAGAGAGCCTTCGTCCCCGACCTCCTGAACCCTCCGACCTGCCTCAGCAGCCTGCCACACCAGCGCAGGAAGAACCTACGACAATGCTCGCTGTCAGTGCTGGACACGCCCAAACACCACGAGCCCAACACAGACAGCCAATCCAAGAGCCCGTCCCCACATAGGGCCCCCACCACCAGGGCCAACACAGTCGACAGGCTCCCGTGCATCAACGACCACAACAACAGATACACA AAGTCTCTCAGCCCAGACTCCTGTAGAAACCCATCCATGACCTCAGCCGCCCCGGGTCTCCCCTCCTCTGGTTCGGACTCGTCAGTAGAACTCCTGTCAGCTCTGAGCCtggaggagagagagctgctggcCGCCATCACTGCCCGGGGTTACCCCCTCCGTACTGCCATCATCGCCCTGCAGAAGACGGGCCGGCAGACCCCAGAGCAG atcTTGAGTTACCTGGTGGCGTGTGACCATCTGTGTCAGCTGGGTTATGACACGGTCCTAGTCGAAGAGGCTCTGGAGATGTTTCAAAACTGTGAGACAAAG GCGGAGGAGTTCCTTCATCTGCTGAACCAGTTCAATGAGATGGGCTTCCAGCAGAACGCCATCAAAGAAGTGCTGCTGGTCCATGAAAACCACCGAGAACGGGCACTGGAGGAGCTGATGATGCGTGTGGCGTGA
- the pdcd7 gene encoding programmed cell death protein 7 — protein MDNRYHLAPSDTQQPPLYNGGYLEPPYAANRPPPTGAAHEPTRPDHSAPQWAPSQGYDGHPFGFNRDFPAPVPVGGGFGGPRLPPPYGFDPSVPPPPFGCPPPGHFPNMVTPPPIPTYSSQGVSTFQTFPQQFNPPQPARFDLDPGQKQQQEYEDYSEGGAPYGCPRFPPQGQDHDRSPGPTTQPEDETAVQRRQDRQWLGRFLQSRDKTSPQILQQEQQEKQTPHSSVPDLRQALYRAAQLVSQLAQSCETLRNNLEDESVWADSYSVALNVKSELQDKLRVLSDTESLDRFKAKISRVTKTRARRQRARKLLQMEEKLREERITEKEAAINKWRMQQIHEVEEKKKERELKLAADSVLCEVRKKQADVKRMQDILRSLEKLRRLRKEAASRKGIVTEPECDEAFSSRLEQLRSVMKKRTAVYSAEEKALMVMLEGEQEEERRREREKRVKKERERHLQRKQRVDAMLFGDELPADSVLQPFRGYYMQAEHSLHALLQIRREWDVFVVPADHPDGSSVPQSWILPDAPSDQAWASALQTADTE, from the exons ATGGACAACAGATATCACCTCGCTCCGTCAGACACGCAGCAGCCTCCGCTCTATAATGGCGGCTATCTGGAGCCACCGTACGCCGCTAACAGACCTCCGCCGACCGGCGCGGCTCATGAACCAACACGTCCGGACCACAGTGCTCCTCAGTGGGCACCTTCTCAGGGATATGACGGACACCCGTTCGGATTTAATCGCGATTTCCCCGCTCCTGTTCCCGTAGGAGGGGGTTTCGGAGGGCCTCGGTTGCCTCCTCCGTACGGATTTGACCCCTCCGTCCCGCCGCCTCCTTTCGGCTGTCCTCCACCAGGACACTTCCCCAACATGGTGACCCCCCCTCCGATACCCACATACAGCAGCCAGGGAGTCTCAACCTTTCAGACATTTCCCCAGCAGTTTAACCCTCCTCAGCCTGCTCGGTTTGACCTGGACCCCGggcagaaacagcagcaggagtaTGAGGACTACTCCGAGGGTGGAGCTCCGTATGGCTGCCCACGGTTCCCCCCGCAGGGTCAGGACCATGACAGGAGTCCGGGACCAACAACTCAACCTGAGGATGAAACAGCTGTACAGAGGAGGCAGGATCGACAGTGGCTCGGACGTTTCTTACAAAGCAGAGACAAAACGTCCCCACAGATCCtccagcaggagcagcaggagaagCAGACACCCCACAGCTCTGTCCCGGACCTGAGACAGGCTCTGTACCGGGCAGCTCAGCTCGTCTCCCAGCTGGCTCAGTCCTGTGAAACTCTGAGGAACAACCTGGAGGATGAGTCTGTTTGGGCGGACTCGTATTCAGTGGCTTTAAATGTGAAGAGCGAGCTACAGGACAAACTCAGAGTCCTCAGTGATACTGAGAGTTTGGACAGATTTAAAGCTAAAATATCTCGGGTTACAAAGACGAGGGCccggagacagagagccaggaaACTGCTCcagatggaggagaaactgagaGAGGAGCGAATCACTGAGAAAGAGGCTGCCATTAATAAATGGAGGATGCAGCAGATACatgaggtggaggagaagaagaag GAGCGGGAGCTGAAGCTGGCCGCAGACTCTGTTCTCTGTGAGGTGAGGAAGAAGCAGGCAGACGTGAAGAGGATGCAGGACATCCTGAGATCTCTGGAGAAACTGCGCAGACTGAGGAAAGAGGCTGCATCGAGGAAAG gtaTCGTCACCGAACCAGAGTGTGACGAGGCGTTCAGCAGCAGACTGGAGCAGCTGAGGAGTGTGATGAAGAAGAGGACGGCGGTTTACTCAGCAGAGGAGAAAGCTCTGATGGTGATGCTGGaaggagagcaggaggaggagaggaggagagagcggGAGAAACGAGTGAAGAAGGAAAGGGAGAGAcacctgcagaggaaacagagagtgGACGCCATGTTGTTTGGAG ATGAGCTTCCTGCTGATTCTGTTCTGCAGCCCTTCAGAGGATATTACATGCAGGCCGAGCACTCGCTGCACGCTTTACTACaaatcag GAGAGAGTGGGATGTGTTTGTGGTTCCAGCAGATCATCCCGACGGTTCTTCGGTTCCTCAGAGCTGGATCCTGCCAGACGCTCCGTCAGACCAGGCCTGGGCCTCTGCTCTGCAGACTGCTGACACCGAGTGA